In one window of Candidatus Scalindua sp. DNA:
- a CDS encoding HupE/UreJ family protein, producing MKCTLFVIFFLLTATAAIAHELRPAYLELYEEKSDEFSVLWKTPMRGDMRLSLSPEFSGKTENITPPVTRITNDAAVATWRLKAIEPLRGQSVRIDGLERTMNDALVRMEFMDGSTWVKRLTSMEPSAVILSVQSSWLVALEYLKLGIEHILLGIDHLLFVLALLIITRGTMRLVKTISAFTVAHSVTLGLTTIGFVQVPSKPVEAVIALSIVFVAVEIIYFQRGKAGVTVTAPWVVAFSFGLLHGFGFAGALSEVGLPAGHIPAALLFFNIGVETGQLLFVAVIMSFLVVLKKLNLSTPRWVVLMQAYTIGSIAMFWVIQRISAF from the coding sequence ATGAAGTGCACACTTTTTGTTATTTTCTTTTTGCTGACAGCAACTGCGGCGATTGCTCATGAATTGCGTCCCGCCTATCTTGAACTTTACGAAGAAAAATCAGATGAATTCAGCGTATTATGGAAAACTCCGATGCGTGGAGACATGCGGCTTTCGTTGTCTCCCGAGTTTTCCGGTAAAACCGAAAATATAACACCACCGGTAACACGGATCACTAATGACGCGGCGGTTGCAACATGGCGGTTGAAAGCTATTGAACCGCTAAGAGGGCAATCAGTGCGCATTGACGGGCTTGAGAGAACAATGAACGATGCTCTCGTGCGGATGGAGTTTATGGACGGCAGCACTTGGGTTAAACGGCTTACATCCATGGAGCCGTCCGCAGTCATTCTTTCCGTTCAGAGTAGTTGGTTAGTTGCTTTAGAGTATTTGAAGCTCGGTATTGAACACATCCTGCTTGGCATTGACCATTTGCTCTTTGTTCTGGCGCTTCTCATCATTACCCGGGGGACAATGCGTCTGGTGAAAACCATTTCGGCTTTTACCGTGGCTCACAGCGTCACTCTCGGATTGACGACGATCGGTTTTGTACAAGTCCCATCGAAACCCGTGGAGGCCGTGATTGCGTTGAGCATTGTATTCGTTGCTGTTGAGATTATTTACTTTCAACGCGGAAAGGCAGGCGTCACGGTAACTGCACCCTGGGTCGTGGCCTTTAGCTTTGGCCTTTTGCATGGGTTTGGTTTCGCAGGCGCGTTAAGCGAAGTTGGCCTGCCGGCCGGACACATCCCGGCGGCTCTGTTATTTTTTAATATTGGAGTAGAAACGGGGCAGCTCCTTTTTGTCGCTGTCATCATGTCATTCCTGGTGGTATTGAAAAAATTAAATTTGTCAACACCGAGATGGGTAGTGTTAATGCAAGCGTACACCATCGGTAGCATTGCCATGTTCTGGGTTATTCAACGAATTTCAGCATTTTAA
- a CDS encoding DUF3604 domain-containing protein gives MNSKTVWTIIITSLLISGLMQTAIAQDAGTQDKASLQKVFPDKPRYSPYAGRCYPTRPFFGDTHLHTMFSMDAGAAGARLSPNDAYRFAKGEEVIASSHQPVKLSRPLDFLVVADHSDGFGFFPQLMSGDPELLATPQGRKWYNLINAGKGAEATFDIIQSFSAGNLPEGFPYPGTKAYSSAWQETIKAADAHNDPGSFTAFIGYEWTSNTKGNNLHRNIIFRGDGTKASLVEPYTTLKPLGSDNPEDLWKWMEVTEEKTGSDVLAIAHNGNLSNGTMFPTIEAFGKNLDRHYVETRARWERLYEVTQMKGDGETHPFLSPNDEFSNFERWDKANLAVTQAKSNDMFEFEYARSALKNGLKIGAKFGTNPYKFGMIGSTDSHTGLTAVEEENFFGKVTVSEPNPGRLSGTFMTNPKIGVTIRDWEVSSSGYAAVWATENTREAIFDAMERRETYATTGPRMIVRFFGGWEFEAKDAHNRLPAAIGYTKGVPMGGDIQKAAAGKSPTFLVAALKDLIGANLDRIQIIKGWLDAKGDVQEKIYDVVWGDADKRKPDEDGKLPPVGSTVDVENATWTNTIGDPELITVWKDPDFDPSLRAFYYARVLEIPTPRWTAYDAKHFGTEPLPETTMTLQERAYTSPIWYNP, from the coding sequence ATGAATAGCAAAACAGTCTGGACAATAATAATTACCAGTCTACTGATCTCCGGCCTTATGCAGACAGCGATAGCGCAAGATGCAGGTACTCAGGACAAAGCGTCGTTGCAGAAGGTATTTCCTGATAAACCGCGCTATTCACCTTACGCTGGTCGTTGCTACCCTACACGTCCATTTTTCGGCGATACACATCTGCACACCATGTTTTCAATGGATGCGGGTGCTGCTGGTGCACGACTCTCACCAAACGATGCGTACAGATTCGCCAAGGGAGAGGAGGTAATAGCCTCCTCACATCAGCCGGTAAAGCTGTCACGGCCCCTCGACTTTCTTGTTGTGGCTGACCACTCGGATGGCTTTGGATTTTTCCCGCAATTGATGAGCGGAGACCCGGAATTGCTGGCAACACCGCAGGGCAGGAAATGGTATAACCTTATCAATGCCGGCAAGGGTGCTGAAGCTACATTTGATATCATTCAAAGTTTCAGCGCTGGTAACCTGCCTGAGGGGTTTCCTTACCCTGGAACAAAGGCTTATAGTTCAGCCTGGCAGGAGACCATCAAGGCAGCGGATGCTCACAATGATCCGGGCAGTTTCACGGCCTTTATAGGGTATGAATGGACTTCGAATACAAAGGGCAATAATCTTCATCGCAATATCATCTTTCGTGGGGATGGTACAAAGGCCAGTCTCGTTGAGCCTTATACTACTCTCAAACCCCTCGGCAGCGACAACCCCGAGGATCTGTGGAAATGGATGGAGGTTACCGAAGAAAAAACGGGAAGTGATGTTCTTGCCATTGCTCACAACGGTAATCTGAGCAACGGTACAATGTTTCCCACAATCGAAGCTTTCGGAAAAAATCTTGATCGCCATTATGTGGAAACACGCGCCAGGTGGGAGAGACTCTATGAGGTTACCCAAATGAAGGGTGACGGAGAAACGCACCCATTTCTTTCACCCAATGATGAGTTCTCCAATTTTGAGCGTTGGGATAAGGCTAATCTCGCCGTTACCCAGGCCAAGTCGAACGACATGTTTGAGTTCGAATACGCACGCTCGGCGCTTAAAAACGGACTTAAAATTGGAGCTAAGTTCGGTACCAATCCCTACAAATTCGGTATGATCGGCAGCACTGATTCGCATACAGGACTCACTGCGGTTGAGGAGGAAAATTTCTTTGGCAAGGTCACCGTAAGCGAACCTAACCCCGGCCGTCTTTCAGGGACATTCATGACCAACCCTAAAATCGGGGTGACTATCAGGGACTGGGAAGTGTCATCCTCCGGCTATGCCGCAGTGTGGGCAACGGAAAACACACGAGAGGCAATCTTTGACGCCATGGAGCGTCGAGAAACATACGCCACGACCGGTCCTCGCATGATCGTGCGATTTTTCGGAGGATGGGAGTTCGAAGCAAAGGACGCGCACAACCGGTTGCCGGCTGCTATCGGCTACACCAAAGGTGTGCCTATGGGAGGGGATATTCAAAAAGCTGCCGCTGGTAAATCGCCTACATTTCTGGTTGCAGCACTTAAAGATCTTATTGGCGCGAATCTGGACCGTATCCAGATCATCAAAGGATGGTTGGATGCAAAGGGTGATGTGCAGGAAAAGATCTATGACGTCGTCTGGGGAGATGCGGACAAGCGTAAGCCGGATGAGGACGGCAAGCTGCCTCCAGTTGGAAGCACGGTGGATGTTGAAAATGCAACCTGGACCAACACCATTGGTGATCCGGAATTGATCACGGTGTGGAAGGATCCGGACTTCGATCCGTCCTTGAGGGCCTTCTACTATGCACGCGTCCTTGAAATTCCAACGCCACGCTGGACTGCTTACGACGCCAAACATTTTGGGACAGAACCTCTTCCAGAGACCACAATGACGCTTCAGGAGCGGGCCTATACTTCACCGATTTGGTATAATCCTTAA